One window of the Lepeophtheirus salmonis chromosome 7, UVic_Lsal_1.4, whole genome shotgun sequence genome contains the following:
- the TTLL15 gene encoding probable tubulin polyglutamylase ttll-15, whose product MNGCNGNMRGLSRLNNVIPLAILLIGIFVTFFNINELKKLQKEQIQHFKTTFSKGNENEDNEDVRPGPSFTIYGKHPDSGYLKHVINIFNRAGYLRVNYNSTNSWDVMWSHDYPFKKIKPLMKQLKPFQKVNKLPGSGYVTNKVNLATSGLPNIPKAFKIPNDTNQLLEYTKLNPETLFVQKNKNHRGIKIEKIENLDLNDSGSFVQEFVQDPFLIDGYKFDVGVYTMITSIDPLRIYVFDADVLLRFCPEKYHPFDPKNRDKYVVHDDYRPTWKVPTLSKYYSDLGYSFKETLNAYIRSIGKDSDTLWKDIEDIIVSVYKNKEKDFRKAISYYPETSKRMFFEMVRFDFFLDSNLKVYLMEANMSPNLSSAHFTLNRMLYEQVVYSLLRLVGVIRGGIHASSLQSTSSEELEMQVANKDLYVFSDECSSQACSTGDACEDVACRLCKRCLDDDELEFIRAAYLEHHNCHNCKRIFPSPFSYEDAKKWKEVQEWGEGQEQNNHKMHQWLYGKCLIDRSWCN is encoded by the exons atgaACGGATGCAATGGGAATATGAGAGGACTCAGccgattaaataatgtaattcctCTGGCAATTCTCCTTATTggtatttttgtaacattttttaacatcaacgaattaaaaaaacttcaaaaagaacaaattcaACATTTCAAGACTACTTTTTCCAAAGGGAATGAGAATGAAGATAATGAAGATGTAAGACCTGGACCCTCATTTACAATATATGGTAAACACCCAGACTCGGGTTATTTGAAacatgtaattaatatattcaatcgAGCTGGATATTTGCGTgtcaattataattcaaccaactCTTGGGATGTCATGTGGTCTCATGACTACCCGTTTAAGAAGATAAAACCTCTTATGAAACAGCTTAAGCCATTTCAGAAAGTAAATAAGCTTCCAGGATCAGGATATGTCACAAATAAAGTTAATCTTGCTACATCTGGTCTTCCAAATATTCCTAAAGCTTTTAAAATTCCCAATGACACAAATCAACTCTTAGAATATACCAAATTAAATCCAGAAACTCTAttcgttcaaaaaaataaaaaccatcgtggcattaaaatagaaaagattgaaaatttgGATCTCAATGACTCAGGTTCTTTTGTTCAGGAATTTGTTCAAGATCCCTTTCTTATAGATGGCTACAAGTTTGATGTTGGGGTTTATACCATGATTACGAGTATTGATCCTttaagaatatatgtatttgatgcAGATGTTCTTCTTCGTTTCTGTCCTGAAAAATATCACCCCTTTGATCCGAAAAATAGAGATAAATATGTTGTTCATGACGACTATAGACCCACTTGGAAGGTTCCTACTTTGAGCAAATACTATTCAGATCTTGGATATTCATTCAAAGAAACTTTAAATGCGTATATAAGAAGTATTGGTAAGGATTCAGATACTCTTTGGAAGGATATAGAAGACATAATTGTTTCTGTGtacaaaaacaaggaaaaagaCTTTCGGAAAGCTATATCCTACTATCCAGAAACATCGAAAAGAATGTTTTTCGAAATGGTTCGTTTCGATTTTTTCTTAGATTCTAATCTTAAAGTGTACCTGATGGAAGCCAATATGTCACCCAATCTGAGTTCAGCTCATTTTACACTTAATCGAATGCTTTATGAACAA GTTGTTTACTCACTTCTTCGACTTGTTGGAGTAATTCGTGGCGGGATTCATGCCTCGTCTCTTCAATCAACATCATCGGAAGAACTTGAAATGCAGGTTGCAAATAAGgatttgtatgttttttcaGATGAATGTTCTAGTCAAGCATGTTCTACGGGTGATGCATGTGAAGATGTTGCTTGCCGTTTGTGTAAAAGATGCCTAGATGATGATGAGCTCGAGTTCATTCGTGCTGCTTATTTAGAGCATCACAATTGTCACAATTGTAAACGTATATTTCCATCTCCATTCTCATACGAAGATGCCAAAAAATGGAAGGAGGTCCAGGAATGGGGTGAAGGACAGGAacaaaataatcacaaaatgcATCAATGGCTTTATGGCAAGTGTCTTATAGATCGAAGTTGGTgcaattaa